In Denticeps clupeoides chromosome 1, fDenClu1.1, whole genome shotgun sequence, a single window of DNA contains:
- the rpl34 gene encoding large ribosomal subunit protein eL34: protein MVQRLTYRRRLSYNTTSNKTRLSRTPGNRIVYLYTKKTGKAPKSACGICPGRLRGIQAVRPQVLMRLSKTKKHVSRAYGGSMCAKCVRDRIKRAFLIEEQKIVVKVLKAQAQSQKSK from the exons ATGGTGCAGCGCCTGACTTACCGTCGTAGGTTGTCCTACAACACCACatcaaacaaaaccaggct GTCCCGGACGCCTGGTAACCGTATTGTCTATCTGTACACCAAGAAGACCGGCAAGGCCCCCAAGTCAGCATGTGGGATCTGCCCAGGCAGGCTGCGTGGT ATCCAGGCTGTTAGACCTCAGGTTCTGATGAGGCTCTCAAAGACCAAGAAACATGTGAGCAGAGCGTATGGTGGCTCCATGTGTGCCAAATGTGTGCGAGACAG gATCAAGCGTGCTTTCCTCATTGAGGAGCAGAAGATCGttgtcaaagtgttgaaagcaCAGGCACAGAGCCAAAAatctaagtaa